In Acidobacteriota bacterium, a genomic segment contains:
- a CDS encoding SUMF1/EgtB/PvdO family nonheme iron enzyme: protein MKFLTVCLLGLLVPIACLGNNSTGAEKTFSLPNGAKMVFVWIEPGTFQMGSPDSEVGRSQDEGPVREVEISQGFYLGKYEVTQ from the coding sequence ATGAAGTTTTTGACCGTATGTCTGCTGGGGTTGCTGGTACCGATTGCTTGCCTCGGCAACAACTCGACGGGCGCTGAGAAGACATTTTCTTTGCCTAATGGTGCCAAGATGGTGTTTGTTTGGATTGAGCCTGGGACCTTTCAGATGGGATCGCCGGATTCGGAGGTGGGACGAAGTCAGGATGAAGGGCCGGTACGTGAGGTGGAGATCAGTCAAGGGTTCTACTTGGGTAAGTATGAGGTGACGCAG